Proteins from one Anopheles nili chromosome 2, idAnoNiliSN_F5_01, whole genome shotgun sequence genomic window:
- the LOC128731762 gene encoding DNA repair protein RAD50: MSTISKLEIRGIRSFGVSNSEVQKISFPTPVTLIVGQNGCGKTTIIECLKYGLTGELPPHTNRGIGFVHDPKVLSTVESLGQIKLMVKDIAGNSLTAIRSMKISLKGKNPKFETLDSTLSIENARTKEKTTLTRSRLADLNNEMCDAMGVSKAILNNVIFCHQEDSCWPLDEPKELKKKFDSIFGTTEYNRVMDKLIKMNKVNTENYKELLGDLKLLQNIKTQAETKQMQLEDGEQKQKMLRETIGEIESDIKPIQKKLEHLGQIQREHSSLVAKKIELTSKIKSKQEQSRQLELKITKLFDGSLAELEVEIRVFHQTVCSKRSDLEDNESELQTIKSQERSLQSKLHSSEGQIMELTGKQKRQRELQIDRSKKIAVLGSKLKLSLNDDYGDASVGSSVLDAAIRAIRDAMQAEEMNVQSMVKKFDEMDAQAQKKIDSLREAKATLESDCVSKRKQIEQMTRDKLSTAREVVEIERSAETLQRLMDEINRLEQEYENQVKTANLPALKKELIERKQSRDLLQDQLDKIEERISSLGAVTKKEQELALREQQCTGRESEIRRLRNKHADALRRLFPERIVDSQYKRNVQDLYDNIQKEVKTLNEKIRRAQAVMTEMEANRKNQKQQHDRLSRDVAEAEETIYNACRGNLYEDVLAKLNEKIAKNNMEHGEARSALVLYQKFISNIENDHNCPVCERELQNEDAKDVSGKLSDEIRRLPEKIEALERSLKKDRSEYEKLLALKPESVRLEKQKKELPLLKQQLQETEQRLTKASDDLEELQLAVSEPTSNIQLINAILGDMSILDELSREYDRTKRSVEDLRNELGPPAPDGVTVESLNENRDTLRAQYKTERNATEQLQTTIETKTEKLNNLQSRNNQMKSKKLQLQESVQSLEQKRTKVAELESKVVALDSELNDAEQRLNPMKNNLQKELDQKQRTKDLNSRELQKTRKLLEGLRQEEKEIGRLSKDLEELDVLNLASALSSLQEKIDNLKRERGRAQKSVEEKEKTIEKLKQDIANQHLQDRDLQDNRDLKRILRETSDLEAELQTLVKNMGEMEVKDVQKECERLMDIRDGLQARRSELNGQISELQRQLNDLRKELDRKEFRNAHRNYINSLCESTVQRKMISSIKKYLNVLDSTLLKFHAEKMNDINRSISSLWCNIYCGNDIDCIRINTEDDGSAKTDRRRAYTYGVVMAKNGIEIDMRGRCSAGQKVLASLIIRLALAETFSRNCGVMALDEPTTNLDHESIDSLCSSLRNIVSERYTSNFLLIVITHDEEFITKLEKFNIYYRISRNNEGKSVIKEEHI, from the exons ATGTCTACAATTAGCAAGCTTGAAATTCGGGGCATACGTAGCTTCGGGGTCAGCAACAGTGAAGTGCAG AAAATCAGCTTTCCTACTCCAGTAACTCTGATTGTCGGGCAGAATGGATGCGGAAAGACGACAATCATCGAATGTCTTAAGTATGGTTTGACCGGAGAGTTACCACCGCACACGAATCGGGGTATCGGATTTGTGCATGATCCGAAAGTTTTAAGCACAGTAGAAAGCTTGGGGCAGATTAAATTAATGGTGAAGGATATTGCTGGCAACTCCTTAACGGCTATCCGGTCGATGAAGATTAGCCTCAAgggaaaaaatcccaaatTTGAGACACTCGATTCGACCTTATCGATAGAAAATGCGCGGACAAAGGAAAAAACGACCCTTACTCGGTCCCGTTTAGCGGATCTCAACAACGAAATGTGCGATGCAATGGGAGTGTCAAAAGCTATTTTGAATAATGTCATCTTCTGCCACCAAGAAGATTCCTGCTGGCCTCTTGATGAGCCGAAAGAGCTAAAGAAAAAGTTCGATAGCATCTTCGGTACGACCGAGTACAATCGGGTTATGGACAAgttaataaaaatgaacaaagTAAATACGGAAAACTACAAAGAGCTATTGGGCGATTTAAAGCTgttacaaaacataaaaactcAAGCGGAAACAAAACAGATGCAGTTAGAAGATGgtgaacaaaagcaaaaaatgctACGCGAAACCATCGGTGAAATCGAAAGCGACATAAAGCCAATCCAAAAGAAGCTAGAACACTTGGGGCAAATTCAGCGAGAGCATTCGAGTTTGGTTGCGAAAAAGATAGAATTGACCTCAAA gaTAAAGAGTAAGCAGGAGCAAAGCCGACAGCTCGAATTGAAGATCACCAAACTTTTCGATGGTTCGTTGGCAGAGTTAGAGGTGGAAATAAGAGTATTTCACCAGACAGTTTGCTCAAAGCGTTCGGACCTGGAGGATAATGAATCGGAACTGCAAACAATTAAATCACAAGAACGTTCCCTGCAAAGTAAACTGCATTCGTCGGAGGGGCAAATAATGGAGCTgacaggaaaacaaaaacgccaacGAGAGCTACAAATTGATAGGAGCAAAAAGATAGCGGTGCTTGGCAGTAAATTGAAGCTGTCGCTTAACGATGATTATGGCGATGCATCGGTAGGTAGCAGCGTTCTTGATGCAGCCATTAGAGCGATTAGAGACGCTATGCAAGCAGAAGAAATGAACGTTCAATCGATGGTTAAGAAATTTGATGAGATGGACGCTCAAgctcagaaaaaaatcgacaGTTTACGGGAAGCCAAAGCCACTCTCGAGAGTGATTGCGTATCAAAACGCAAGCAAATCGAGCAAATGACGCGTGATAAGCTCAGCACCGCACGTGAAGTGGTCGAAATCGAACGATCTGCCGAAACGCTGCAACGGTTGATGGATGAAATCAACCGGCTTGAGCAAGAGTATGAGAACCAGGTCAAGACAGCAAACTTGCCCGCTTTGAAGAAGGAGcttattgaaagaaaacagtCGCGGGACCTGTTGCAGGATCAGTTAGACAAGATTGAAGAGCGTATTAGCTCCCTAGGGGCCGTAACCAAGAAGGAGCAAGAACTGGCGTTACGGGAACAACAGTGCACAGGCCGCGAGTCGGAGATACGGCGTTTGCGAAACAAACATGCAGATGCATTGCGTCGCTTATTTCCTGAGCGTATCGTCGATTCGCAGTATAAACGTAACGTGCAGGATCTGTACGACAATATTCAGAAGGAAGTCAAAACACTGAACGAAAAGATACGTCGCGCCCAGGCCGTCATGACGGAAATGGAAGCCAACCGTAAAAACcaaaagcagcagcacgatCGTTTATCACGTGATGTAGCCGAAGCTGAGGAAACAATATACAATGCTTGTCGGGGAAATTTGTATGAAGATGTGCTTGCAAAGCTCAATgaaaaaatcgccaaaaatAACATGGAACACGGCGAGGCACGATCAGCCCTGGTACTATATCAGAAGTTTATATCTAATATTGAAAATGATCATAACTGCccggtgtgcgagagagagttACAGAACGAAGACGCTAAAGATGTAAGTGGCAAATTGTCGGATGAGATTCGGCGGCTGCCAGAAAAGATTGAGGCCCTGGAACGGTCGCTGAAAAAGGATCGCTCGGAGTACGAGAAGTTACTTGCTTTGAAGCCTGAATCGGTGCGActtgaaaagcaaaagaaagaattaCCATTACTAAAGCAACAACTCCAGGAGACAGAACAACGCCTTACTAAGGCGTCAGATGATTTGGAAGAACTTCAGCTGGCGGTTTCGGAGCCTACGTCAAATATTCAGTTAATCAACGCGATTCTCGGAGATATGAGCATTCTGGATGAGCTGAGCCGCGAGTATGATCGTACGAAGCGCAGCGTGGAAGACTTGCGAAATGAACTAGGACCCCCGGCTCCTGACGGTGTCACTGTCGAGTCGCTGAACGAAAACCGAGACACGTTGCGAGCGCAATACAAGACCGAGCGAAACGCTACCGAACAGCTACAAACtacaattgaaacaaaaacagaaaaattaaacaatttgcAATCGCGaaacaatcaaatgaaatCTAAAAAACTGCAGTTGCAAGAATCCGTTCAATCGTTGgagcaaaaacgaacaaaagtTGCCGAACTGGAGAGTAAAGTCGTTGCGCTTGATAGCGAGCTAAACGATGCCGAACAACGCCTCAACCCTATGAAAAATAATCTGCAGAAGGAATTGGACCAGAAACAGCGGACGAAGGATCTTAACAGTCGGGAACTACAAAAGACGCGTAAACTCTTAGAAGGACTACGccaagaagaaaaggaaatcgGTCGATTGAGCAAGGACCTAGAGGAGCTCGATGTACTAAATTTGGCTTCAGCATTAAGTAGTCTGCAGGAGAAAATCGACAACTTGAAGCGAGAACGTGGTCGTGCTCAAAAGTCtgttgaagagaaggaaaaaacgatcgaaaagcTAAAGCAAGACATTGCCAATCAACATTTGCAGGATCGAGATCTTCAGGATAACCGCGATCTGAAGCGTATTTTGCGCGAGACGTCGGATCTAGAGGCTGAACTTCAGACGCTTGTAAAGAACATGGGTGAAATGGAGGTAAAAGACGTGCAAAAGGAATGCGAACGTCTCATGGACATTCGCGATGGTTTGCAGGCGAGAAGGAGTGAACTAAACGGCCAGATTAGCGAGCTGCAGCGGCAACTGAATGATCTTCGGAAGGAATTAGATCGGAAAGAATTTCGCAACGCCCACCGCAATTACATTAACAGTCTATGCGAATCGACTGTACAGCGGAAGATGATCAGCAGCATAAAGAAGTATCTCAATGTGCTCGACAGCACACTTTTGAAGTTTCACGCGGaaaaaatgaatgatataAACCGATCAATTTCTTCGCTATGGTGCAACATATATTGCGGCAATGACATTGACTGCATTCGCATCAACACGGAAGACGATGGTTCGGCTAAAACGGATCGTCGGCGAGCATACACTTACGGCGTAGTGATGGCCAAAAACGGGATCGAAATAGATATGCGGGGCCGGTGTAGCGCAG
- the LOC128731732 gene encoding cilia- and flagella-associated protein 58-like translates to MDQIEESGEDSQAPESTFEDDLVPKEITDEFFEELCSKANLTVKDLQGNGQYGLAEDFQKLLITSQNLRQHLIEEQDRIAKMQDEVSAASGRVAQAMQLSQRDQDTIETLKSEIQDAWKRADAAQTREQNVQEAMNQMREKLEKLHAESDRYGDRDDDVGSTMNKHKEGILRERDRLYVEVEELNRRLHTQRLYMEELEQKCLESETKLKELHKLVDETSNELFRDKRLLEHLQTVHAEKIAELAAKTAEAAHFQALAETDHRNAVQLSMKLGSTRINLERANTTSNLTQVKLAKAQADFDNMVQLKEKVTNELNTKVNILKLKEDENNKFRLENAKLLKIKELMQKRIQAIEGTKGTLEQEVAKLKNTIVTFEKERDASKKSYDMAKKQVDAVLRERDLVRKDLVKANKTISDQTEQMTLLDKHQKTLENEIKAHQAAAQKQLTLMLKVEKDRDRNAEEVQNLSDKIEQLNEDLLYKQNLVGELREKLKECEAKLFQCQNLLEITRGERNIFERDLATCNKELESLKKRLKNTIHTVDQLKEENANKVAELFKANKTIDKVEKEKQALKTDVQNISIALQHSKSELSEKSNENARLNKTLSDDATNMTRLKKQLEGAINEKDLVKVQLTQRVEEINNLTEKLNMLNMALDRGENQYRDRLDDIRLLKIEISNLRSQRNLLTRGLANTADMRQEVLQLNRVLNQERVKARALEDEMLTPMNVHRWRKLSGKDPEKMDLIVKVQTLQRRVLYQSVTVSEQEKTLQQSEKMYDALKDVVEKLPSHKIKERLSLTQRALTARTKKLKALAAEIRIKELDSKSKDCTLEQLKQALLETKKELVKEKREKIKLVENIRGHRTESAAITTAGGTATSDIIVIRTTSQSAHTSSYRTLGSGFKAIC, encoded by the exons ATGGACCAAATAGAAGAAAGTGGTGAAGACTCGCAGGCACCAGAGTCCACGTTTGAGGACGATTTGGTGCCAAAAGAAATAACGGATGAGTTTTTCGAGGAACTCTGCTCCAAAGCTAATCTG ACTGTGAAAGATTTGCAAGGAAACGGGCAGTATGGATTGGCGGAAGATTTCCAAAAGCTTCTAATTACGAGTCAAAATTTGCGGCAGCATCTAATCGAGGAGCAGGATAGGATCGCCAAAATGCAAGATGAAGTGTCTGCCGCTTCCGGTCGTGTAGCGCAAGCAATGCAGCTTTCCCAACGCGATCAGGACACCATCGAAACGTTGAAATCCGAAATTCAAGATGCCTGGAAACGTGCGGACGCTGCTCAAACACGCGAGCAAAATGTTCAGGAGGCAATGAACCAAATGAGGGAGAAGCTAGAGAAGCTGCACGCCGAAAGCGACCGTTACGGAGATCGAGATGATGA TGTGGGGTCAACTATGAACAAGCACAAGGAGGGCATATTGCGCGAGCGGGACCGCTTGTACGTGGAGGTAGAGGAGCTAAACCGGCGTCTACACACGCAGCGTTTGTACATGGAAGAATTGGAACAAAAGTGTCTCGAATCGGAAACGAAACTAAAAGAACTACACAAGCTAGTAGATGAAACATCTAACGAACTTTTCCGTGATAAGCGTCTGCTTGAGCATCTTCAGACGGTGCACGCTGAGAAGATAGCGGAGCTGGCTGCTAAGACGGCGGAAGCTGCTCACTTCCAAGCACTAGCAGAAACGGACCATAGAAACGCCGTCCAGTTGAGCATGAAACTGGGCTCAACTCGCATTAACCTGGAGCGTGCTAACACCACCAGCAATCTGACGCAGGTGAAACTGGCCAAAGCCCAAGCTGATTTCGACAATATGGTGCAGCTGAAGGAAAAAGTCACGAATGAGCTGAATACCAAGGTGAACATTTTAAAGCTCAAAGAAgacgaaaacaacaaatttcGATTGGAAAATGCCAAATTGCTAAAAATAAAGGAGCTGATGCAGAAACGCATTCAAGCTATTGAGGGCACCAAAGGAACGCTCGAACAAGAAGTGGCCAAACTAAA GAATACGATAGTGACCTTTGAGAAGGAACGCGATGCGTCTAAAAAATCGTACGACATGGCCAAGAAGCAGGTAGATGCAGTCCTGCGAGAAAGGGATCTCGTTCGCAAGGATCTTGTAAAAGCCAACA AAACCATTTCCGACCAAACGGAACAAATGACCCTGCTGGATAAGCATCAGAAGACGTTGGAAAACGAGATCAAGGCGCATCAAGCGGCCGCCCAGAAGCAGCTGACGCTAATGCTTAAAGTGGAGAAGGATCGCGACCGTAACGCGGAGGAGGTGCAGAATTTGTCGGACAAAATAGAACAACTGAACGAGGACTTGCTGTATAAGCAGAACCTTGTCGGGGAGCTGCGTGAAAAACTAAAAGAATGTGAAGCGAAGTTGTTCCAATGTCAAAATTTGCTGGAAATTACTCGTGGAGAGCGAAACATTTTCGAACGAGATCTCGCCACGTGCAACAAGGAATTGGAGAGTCTCAAGAAGCGATTAAAGAATACAATCCATACGGTTGACCAATTGAAGGAGGAGAACGCAAACAAAGTGGCAGAACTGTttaaggcaaacaaaacgatcgacAAGGTGGAAAAGGAGAAGCAAGCGCTCAAAACGGACGTGCAGAACATTAGCATCGCGTTGCAACATTCAAAGTCGGAGCTGAGCGAAAAATCTAACGAAAATGCGCGGCTGAACAAGACCCTATCG GATGACGCGACAAATATGACGCGTTTGAAAAAGCAACTGGAAGGAGCCATCAACGAAAAGGATCTCGTCAAGGTGCAACTGACGCAGCGAGTGGAAGAGATCAACAATTTGACGGAAAAGCTAAACATGCTGAACATGGCGCTGGACCGTGGAGAAAACCAGTACCGCGATCGGTTGGATGACATTCGCTTGCTGAAGATCGAGATCAGCAACTTACGCTCTCAGCGCAATCTCCTAACGCGTGGTCTTGCCAATACGGCTGACATGCGTCAGGAAGTGCTTCAGCTGAACCGTGTGCTGAACCAGGAACGTGTTAAGGCACGAGCATTGGAGGACGAAATGTTAACGCCGATGAATGTGCACCGGTGGCGCAAATTGAGCGGCAAAGATCCTGAGAAGATGGACTTGATCGTCAAGGTGCAGACTCTGCAGCGTCGTGTGCTCTACCAATCGGTGACGGTGTCCGAGCAGGAAAAAACCCTGCAACAATCGGAGAAGATGTACGATGCGCTGAAGGATGTGGTAGAGAAGCTGCCCAGCCATAAGATCAAGGAGCGACTCTCGCTTACCCAACGTGCGCTGACGGCTCGTACGAAGAAGTTGAAGGCGCTTGCGGCCGAAATTCGCATCAAAGAACTCGATTCAAAATCCAAAGACTGTACGCTCGAGCAGTTGAAGCAAGCCCTGTTAGAGACCAAAAAAGAGCTGGTTAAAGAG AAacgcgaaaaaataaaactggtCGAGAACATCCGTGGTCATCGGACGGAGAGCGCTGCCATTACTACTGCTGGTGGTACTGCCACGAGCGACATTATCGTAATTCGTACAACCAGCCAGAGCGCACATACTTCGAGCTATCGTACGCTAGGTTCTGGCTTCAAAGCTATCTGCTGA
- the LOC128732002 gene encoding lateral signaling target protein 2 homolog, whose translation MDSLRKWLNKPKADDKSLLARFYHADRALTAIASELDSFDGRAEPVRCTRLVSRLRQCQDRVLAITNQIMDELLGDDRAQRAFRVKFPEEVLQESLAGQLWFGAECLAAGSSILNREAESAKMRPIAKAVTKSLEIVRNRLREQCLRNNTPNSPTLRLDFNDAATEQLYESLKIFDRLFAEFELVYVSAMVQVKTKQEYEMQELICVLFSETLQRALKTGLLEQDQVDSYDPALMFSIPRLAIIAGLVIFRDGPLNMDQPADNISEMFRPFRKLLIKMRDLLHTLTKHELYQLEKLLCTNEEISVNEQLICDENGGNAGAGESVRAVDAHEPVGESAEHVVIVTTTTVTRTNAANVVTDDGRRTDANDASGGDNNLHVVSQGYNVSADGVGCNLIVTGSDGSSSGCCSTNKAKNRHNQQQPRLRSVQQHSSHGAGTITYEGTEKEDNNNHIQNDGDDEDEDDEADEDSILKDGLVTTDCASGYLIPNTNFGNLLQTNEAPLTDSIIATDDELRLLAVEMASPSTLTRANIENILANTGSDVQQSLVDSDSGHVTASHSTDMSPELESERTVTAMAAEPKDDPDVKPMTSLENITGKAHRVRSKTITMHKQVEISESSSDDEEANVDEADHEDADDDEDEDEEDAALPEINFVIGGPTKKETYAACDNSGRPSSSQKKQSQYNSSSHRKQNHHRPRASTSSSVPSGHRKPQSHQHHHHHHHHHHHHPHSEMAGASNSVATTTTSSTTSCAPNGSARHSRTHQQPPQQRSSSSSCDTSPTQSECSDAQEVSLAIRPAGRNKFKTTENLLHRLFVCIAGVADQLQTNFAADLRKMLKSVFIMNTSPPEPEESPEANANEEESKDGQHNPSDLFEFRASEQDVISADQQNHSGGSSQSIYSAEEANPEQDSVSVSSGDSSPVRRTASVESRNVTVNVSVSVVTSPPGGGGNSGHTSVGSARTAQERSVSLSEACIVVEGGKTASSRRHSASGSKSDYGRSRSSPNSPINSNNNGSGSANTSSSLSGRDMHIEHQQQQQQQSQRRMPEEPPRWIPDCDAPRCMSCASAFTPFRRRHHCRNCGGVFCGVCSNLSAPLPKYGLTKAVRVCRDCFVHEVGV comes from the exons ATGGATTCGTTGCGAAAATGGTTGAACAAGCCAAAG GCCGACGACAAATCTCTGCTGGCACGATTTTACCATGCCGATCGTGCTCTGACAGCGATCGCCAGCGAATTGGATAGCTTCGATGGACGAGCAGAACCCGTCCGTTGTACCCGGCTTGTTAGCCGCCTGCGCCAATGCCAG GACCGCGTTCTGGCAATCACCAATCAAATCATGGACGAGTTACTTGGTGATGATCGAGCTCAGCGTGCCTTTCGAGTGAAATTCCCCGAGGAGGTACTGCAGGAAAGTCTAGCCGGGCAGCTGTGGTTCGGTGCGGAATGCTTGGCAGCCGGCTCGTCAATACTGAATCGCGAGGCCGAGTCGGCAAAGATGCGTCCAATCGCAAAAGCGGTTACCAAGAGTCTCGAGATCGTGCGGAATCGTCTTCGAGAGCAGTGCCTTCGCAATAATACCCCAAACAGCCCGACGCTCCGGCTGGACTTCAATGATGCAGCCACGGAGCAGCTGTACGAAAGCCTAAAGATATTCGATCGCCTGTTCGCCGAGTTCGAGCTGGTGTACGTCAGCGCGATGGTGCAGGTTAAAACGAAGCAAGAGTACGAAATGCAAGAGCTGATTTGTGTGCTATTCTCGGAAACGTTGCAAAGGGCGCTAAAGACGGGGCTGCTCGAGCAAGATCAGGTGGATTCGTACGATCCTGCGCTGATGTTTTCCATTCCTCGGTTGGCAATTATCGCCGGCTTGGTCATTTTCCGCGATGGCCCTCTAAACATGGACCAGCCGGCGGACAACATTTCGGAGATGTTCCGACCGTTTCGCAAGCTGCTCATTAAGATGCGTGATCTGCTGCACACTCTGACGAAACACGAGCTGTATCAGCTGGAGAAACTGCTCTGCACGAATGAAGAGATAAGCGTGAACGAACAATTGATCTGTGATGAAAATGGCGGCAATGCTGGTGCCGGTGAAAGTGTACGTGCGGTGGATGCTCACGAACCGGTGGGCGAAAGCGCGGAACATGTGGTCATTGTAACAACGACGACTGTCACGAGGACGAACGCAGCGAATGTCGTTACCGATGACGGAAGAAGGACCGATGCGAACGATGCTAGTGGTGGTGATAATAATTTGCATGTAGTTAGTCAAGGATACAATGTGAGTGCCGATGGTGTAGGGTGCAATCTGATCGTGACGGGTAGCGACGGGAGCAGCAGTGGGTGTTGCAGTActaataaagcaaaaaaccgTCACAATCAGCAGCAGCCACGGCTGAGATCGGTGCAGCAACATTCCTCACACGGTGCAGGGACGATAACGTACGAAGGAACGGAGAAGGAAGACAATAACAACCACATTCAgaatgatggtgatgacgaggacgaagacgacgaagCGGACGAAGACAGCATCCTAAAGGACGGGCTTGTCACCACGGACTGTGCCTCGGGATACTTGATACCGAACACTAACTTTGGCAACTTACTGCAGACGAACGAGGCACCCCTAACGGACAGCATAATAGCAACGGACGACGAGCTGCGGTTACTTGCCGTCGAGATGGCTTCTCCATCGACGTTGACACGGGCaaacattgaaaacattcTAGCCAATACCGGCAGTGATGTCCAGCAGTCGCTTGTTGATTCGGATTCAGGCCACGTCACAGCGAGCCACAGCACAGATATGTCCCCCGAGCTGGAATCTGAGCGAACTGTGACCGCGATGGCTGCAGAGCCGAAAGATGATCCCGATGTTAAGCCGATGACTTCGTTGGAAAACATTACAGGCAAAGCACATCGTGTCAGATCCAAAACCATTACAATGCACAAACAAGTCGAAATTAGCGAATCCTCGAGTGACGACGAAGAAGCAAACGTGGACGAAGCCGATCATGAAGATGCTgatgacgacgaagacgaggacgaagaggaTGCCGCATTACCAGAAATCAATTTCGTGATAGGAGGACCGACGAAGAAGGAAACCTATGCAGCTTGCGACAACTCAGGTCGGCCCAGCTCCAGCCAAAAGAAGCAATCGCAGTATAACAGTAGTAGTCACCGCAAGcagaaccaccaccggccacggGCATCGACATCGTCGTCGGTACCATCCGGACACCGTAAACCTCAATCAcatcagcaccaccatcatcaccatcatcaccaccatcaccatccgcATTCCGAAATGGCAGGAGCTAGCAACTCGGTCGCCACCACGACTACTTCTAGCACCACCAGCTGCGCCCCAAATGGCAGTGCACGTCATAGTCGAACGCACCAGCAACCGCCACAGCAGCGCAGTTCATCATCCAGCTGTGATACATCGCCCACGCAAAGCGAGTGCAGTGATGCGCAGGAGGTGTCACTCGCTATACGGCCGGCAGGACGAAATAAATTCAA AACAACCGAAAACCTGTTGCATCGGCTGTTTGTGTGCATCGCGGGAGTAGCGGATCAGTTGCAGACGAATTTCGCGGCCGACCTGCGGAAGATGCTGAAAAGTGTGTTCATCATGAATACGTCCCCGCCCGAGCCAGAAGAATCACCGGAGGCAAATGCCAACGAAGAGGAATCGAAGGATGGCCAACACAATCCGTCCGATTTGTTCGAGTTTCGGGCGAGCGAACAGGACGTCATTTCGGCCGACCAACAAAACCACAGTGGTGGCTCGAGCCAGAGCATCTACTCGGCCGAGGAAGCAAACCCCGAGCAAGATTCTGTGTCCGTATCATCGGGTGACTCATCGCCCGTGCGTCGAACGGCCAGCGTTGAAAGTCGCAACGTGACGGTGaacgtgtccgtgtccgtcgTGACTTCGCCACCGGGTGGCGGTGGAAACAGCGGCCACACCAGCGTCGGAAGTGCTCGCACGGCCCAGGAGCGTAGCGTTAGTCTGAGCGAAGCGTGCATTGTTGttgagggaggaaaaacagccTCCTCTCGCAGACACAGTGCCAGTGGCTCGAAGAGCGACTACGGTCGCAGCCGAAGCAGTCCAAACAGTCCAATCAATAGCAATAATAATGGTAGTGGTTCCGCCAACACTTCTTCTTCCTTGTCTGGGCGGGATATGCACATagaacatcagcagcaacagcagcagcagtcgcaGCGGCGAATGCCAGAGGAACCTCCGCGCTGGATTCCGGACTGTGATGCACCACGGTGCATGTCGTGTGCGTCGGCTTTTACACCGTTTCGTAGGCGACATCACTGCCGCAACTGTGGCGGAGTGTTTTGTGGGGTTTGCTCGAATTTATCCGCACCGCTACCAAAATACGGCCTGACCAAAGCAGTGCGTGTCTGTCGGGATTGCTTTGTTCATGAAGTTGGTGTTTAG